The Podospora pseudoanserina strain CBS 124.78 chromosome 7 map unlocalized CBS124.78p_7, whole genome shotgun sequence region CTGAACTGGCCCATGCTTGGTCTACCAATCCATAGAAACCAAGACCTCCATATACATGACCCGAACACGGCTCGCCAAGAACATCCCGGAACGAATCTAAATCGGCGTTATCGAGAGAGGAGTAGATGTTTGGACGTGGGAGCTCTTCTTGGCCCTGTATCGCGCCATTCTGTAAGGCAAATCTGTGCATATCTTTGCGAAGGGTGGCAAGAGTGGTGGTTCCAAGGCCTGATGCTGAGTCTACCCCAAGAAGGTGATGGTATAGAGCCCCCAGACCAGCTGCCCACATCTTGATAATATGCTCATCCCCCGTTTCACGATGCAGATGAGGATTTGCAGTCTTGATCTGAACAATGCGGGTTGTCTGGGAAGCATTGGGCAGATTCGCGGATGGGATCTTGTTTCTCAGGAGCGGCTCAATGTACTGAAACGGCTCGATGGCATACCCGTttgccatcctcatcttcagcGCCATCTCCATGGTCATGGCGTGCTCCCCAGCGTTACCCGTCGTGATGAACTCGTCCTGCTGTCCCGCTTTCGCAAACAGCCTGTTTAGAAACGAGTTGATAATGCGAGAACTTCGTCCTTGTTGGACGAACTCAATCCGACCAGTGCTCGCGCTGTATTTGGGCTTGCTAGCCCATGAGATGCGGACCATAACATCTTCATGCTCTGTACCACTTTTGGCTGCAGAGCGTTGTGCTAAAGCAAACCCACCAGCGTACGCCTTGCAGTATTCTACCACGGAGCCTGGAATGCGATTATCGGCGTCGATGAAGCCAATGTACTGGTGGTGTGGGAAATAGGACTTGGCCATGGCAATGCCCAAATACATCCCCTCTCCTTTCCCGTTTCGTATTCTCCCGGAAGCTGTATCTAGGATCTCGGGGACTCCTGCTTCCTTAAACGCCATTGCGGCGCCGGGATATTGCTGGTGTACAAAACACCCCTCCCTACCCCAAGCACAGCATCCTGCCAGCATTCTTTCTTGAGCCTCCCAACCGTTCTCTCCGTGCTTGTGAGAACAGTTCGACACCAAGATCACCGCGCAGCGGCTCGGGATGCCCGCGATCACCCCCCTGATGACGTCGACCGGCTCATCTTTGCAAGGCACGACAATGACCAATTTTTCGAGGATCCGGTCTAGCTCGTCTGGAAACACGGCCACGGTACTTTCCGCATCGTGATCAGGATCCTGGTTGTGTTGGGGCCGCCTTTGTGACTGATGCCCCGTCC contains the following coding sequences:
- a CDS encoding uncharacterized protein (COG:H; CAZy:GT55; EggNog:ENOG503NWJN) — encoded protein: MRYTLPLGSRPFGPLCIMPQMEVVELEPRPTNRDNRLYGASELSGLSRTGHQSQRRPQHNQDPDHDAESTVAVFPDELDRILEKLVIVVPCKDEPVDVIRGVIAGIPSRCAVILVSNCSHKHGENGWEAQERMLAGCCAWGREGCFVHQQYPGAAMAFKEAGVPEILDTASGRIRNGKGEGMYLGIAMAKSYFPHHQYIGFIDADNRIPGSVVEYCKAYAGGFALAQRSAAKSGTEHEDVMVRISWASKPKYSASTGRIEFVQQGRSSRIINSFLNRLFAKAGQQDEFITTGNAGEHAMTMEMALKMRMANGYAIEPFQYIEPLLRNKIPSANLPNASQTTRIVQIKTANPHLHRETGDEHIIKMWAAGLGALYHHLLGVDSASGLGTTTLATLRKDMHRFALQNGAIQGQEELPRPNIYSSLDNADLDSFRDVLGEPCSGHVYGGLGFYGLVDQAWASSGTNSPASQSTLEHDSWGEDDQRSSASSEEEPEVLSDSSKQGE